The genomic region TTCAGTTCATGCATTCTGTTGTTCGCACTACGCTTCTTTTTCTGCATCTGACCCTACTGGCCAGCTGCGCGGCCCAGGCCCCGCGGGTGCTGCCCTACTTGCAGCAGATTTCCGGCCAGCAGACGCTTTCGGGCCAGCACAACAAGGAGCCCACCGCCGAGCCCACCAAGTGGACCGACTACGTGCACCGCGTGACGGGCAAGTACCCCGCGCTCTGGAGCGGGGACTTCCTGTTTGCCCAGAGCGACATCGACCACCGCTGGGACATGATCAAGGAAGCCGAGCGCCAGTACCAGCAGGGGGCCGTGGTGAACCTGATGTGGCACGCCTGCCCGCCCACCACCGGGGAGCCCTGCGGCTGGGACCCCGGCCTGCTCAACCAGCTGCTTACCGATGCCCAGTGGACGGAGCTCATTACCGACGGCACGCCTCTGAACAAGGCCTGGAAGCTGCGCATGGACGACGTGGCCCGCTACCTGCAGTACCTCAAGGACAAGAAGGTGGAGGTGCTCTTCCGCCCCCTGCACGAAATGAACCAGGGCAAGTTCTGGTGGGGCGGCCGCCCCGGCCCCAACGGCACGGCCCGCCTCTACCAGATTACCCACGACTACCTGCGCAACACCAAGGGCCTGACCAACCTCATCTGGGTCTGGGATATGCAGGACATGAGCCGGGACTTCGCCGCCTATAACCCCGGCCCCCAGTACTGGGACGTGTTTGCCTTCGACGTGTACGACCAGGGCTTCGACAAATCCTGGTACGACTACATCCTGCCCATCGTGGGCGACAAGCCCATGGCTATTGGGGAGTGCGCCAAGCTGCCCACCCCGGAAGTGCTGGCCCAGCAGCCCCGCTGGACGTTCTTTATGGCCTGGGCCGAGCTGGTGCAGGAAAACAACGCTGAGGACACCATCAAGCGCCTCTACAGCGACCCGCGCGTGCTCACTCGCGACGAACTGCCGAAACGATAGGGCTTCTAGTTGCTTGTTTCTGGTTGCTAGTTGATCAACCAGAAACAAGCAACTAGAAACCAGAAACATATTTTCATGAAAAACTGCGGTTTATTGCTGCTGACGCTGCTTGCGCTGCTGTCGGCCCGGCCGGGCTATGCCCAGGGCGTACTCCAAGGCGCGCGGCTGCTGACGGCCCCCGTGCGCCAGTACGAAAAGGCGG from Hymenobacter sp. J193 harbors:
- a CDS encoding glycoside hydrolase family 26 protein, giving the protein MHSVVRTTLLFLHLTLLASCAAQAPRVLPYLQQISGQQTLSGQHNKEPTAEPTKWTDYVHRVTGKYPALWSGDFLFAQSDIDHRWDMIKEAERQYQQGAVVNLMWHACPPTTGEPCGWDPGLLNQLLTDAQWTELITDGTPLNKAWKLRMDDVARYLQYLKDKKVEVLFRPLHEMNQGKFWWGGRPGPNGTARLYQITHDYLRNTKGLTNLIWVWDMQDMSRDFAAYNPGPQYWDVFAFDVYDQGFDKSWYDYILPIVGDKPMAIGECAKLPTPEVLAQQPRWTFFMAWAELVQENNAEDTIKRLYSDPRVLTRDELPKR